In Camelina sativa cultivar DH55 chromosome 16, Cs, whole genome shotgun sequence, a single window of DNA contains:
- the LOC104750340 gene encoding defensin-like protein 266: MEKTVFMKVVFFAFLLSLSCLMEGEARVSGKMKDVTIQRGGSCASDNTCHDTCSGCKNTQCIFSQCVCTQCNTPRTSVRTESHM, encoded by the exons ATGGAGAAAACGGTGTTCAtgaaagttgttttttttgcctTCTTGTTGTCCCTCTCAT GTTTGATGGAGGGAGAAGCAAGAGTTAGTGGAAAAATGAAAGATGTAACAATACAACGTGGAGGATCTTGCGCCAGCGACAATACTTGTCACGATACATGTTCGGGATGTAAGAACACACAATGTATTTTCAGCCAGTGTGTTTGTACTCAATGTAACACTCCACGAACAAGTGTACGTACCGAATCtcatatgtaa